A genome region from Glutamicibacter arilaitensis Re117 includes the following:
- a CDS encoding ABC transporter permease, which produces MLMTLTDNAPRQSPASKHAVNPAAKKSPAAKPAPLGWGKLVLTMLIPFFLCAIMGLFYLGAFHAPSPHNVQVAVVGDSAQAKVFAQTLQDGSEGALNVRTVADADQARELVEQRELVAAYETSGGTATLYSSSAASETSANIAQKIFSDVAYEQGQPLRIEDVVPTGEQDTTGQGLFFLLVALSIGGYASAVPLAGFMGKVKLPVRFAMAAVAAAVVATIAVLVAGPVYRIIEDHYAGIWLISWVYAAGITLLGLGLHPLLRHWTTPALTLCFVALNFTSSGGIFQPQMQPGFYGALNTFWNGAGWLHAVQTLVYFPEQSIGMDILRLILWLVPGILLVILTHAWSVRRTRVADENAKIRDVEETVAA; this is translated from the coding sequence AGAAGTCCCCCGCAGCCAAGCCGGCACCGCTGGGCTGGGGAAAGCTGGTGTTGACCATGCTGATCCCGTTCTTCCTATGCGCCATCATGGGATTGTTCTACCTGGGGGCCTTCCATGCACCCAGTCCGCACAACGTGCAGGTGGCAGTGGTGGGCGATTCTGCGCAGGCCAAGGTTTTCGCCCAGACCCTGCAGGATGGGTCCGAGGGGGCATTGAACGTGCGCACCGTCGCCGATGCGGACCAGGCACGGGAACTGGTCGAGCAGCGCGAGCTCGTGGCCGCCTACGAAACCAGCGGCGGCACGGCAACGCTTTACAGCTCCAGCGCCGCGTCGGAAACTTCGGCGAATATCGCCCAGAAAATCTTCTCAGACGTGGCCTACGAACAGGGCCAGCCATTGCGCATCGAAGATGTCGTGCCCACCGGCGAGCAGGACACCACCGGGCAGGGACTGTTCTTCCTGCTGGTCGCCTTGAGCATTGGCGGCTACGCCAGCGCCGTGCCGCTGGCCGGGTTCATGGGCAAGGTCAAGCTGCCCGTGCGCTTCGCCATGGCAGCGGTTGCCGCCGCGGTGGTTGCCACGATCGCAGTGCTGGTCGCGGGCCCGGTCTACCGGATCATCGAGGATCACTACGCGGGCATTTGGCTGATCTCCTGGGTTTACGCCGCCGGCATCACCCTGTTGGGCCTGGGCTTGCATCCGCTGCTGCGCCACTGGACCACCCCGGCGCTGACCTTGTGCTTCGTCGCACTGAACTTCACCAGTTCCGGCGGCATCTTCCAGCCCCAAATGCAGCCCGGATTCTACGGTGCGCTGAATACCTTCTGGAATGGCGCCGGGTGGCTGCACGCGGTGCAGACCCTGGTCTACTTCCCCGAGCAGTCCATCGGCATGGACATCCTGCGGCTAATCCTCTGGCTGGTCCCCGGCATCCTGCTGGTCATCCTGACCCACGCCTGGAGCGTGCGCAGAACCCGCGTAGCCGATGAAAATGCCAAGATCCGGGACGTCGAGGAAACCGTCGCCGCGTAG